The following coding sequences lie in one Anguilla rostrata isolate EN2019 chromosome 8, ASM1855537v3, whole genome shotgun sequence genomic window:
- the dennd3a gene encoding DENN domain-containing protein 3: MAENLPAGLLEACVVIGAASDKLKEAHQSWLQGRELPAVDAEVLQVHAPPFVAKEAAGEGPGPNAFSRVQRRRSFIKKKRERPEGAARDADAVRNGEGTSEDISVPKDIDLVALPQLCFPGGLQLSSDSREDCFHFLVFTDVFGNQTHGVVVQYYRPVQDSVLHQNGHWSTSKTPRLYSPFAICVISKYPYYNALRDCLSCLLVQLRTCRMADFEERVKEFAARLALVPIPPPGQLHVTFSLRPLQIVLPSREDRDNPAVDLDLHLPFLCFKPRQLLQIVTCIMMEQRVVFFSSDWALLTLTAECFMLYIRPLLWQHPYVPILSRQMLDFLMAPTAFLMGCHLRHFEEVATEMDDLVLINIDDGTVSSSGSESVTIPDIPLVAKECFMKRRTGLQVHYDLEVCGLGTSTDINELRSQRRLWQEQLNREIQAITLELIVNIFREVHDHLNYEHRVFNSEEFLRSREAADQHFYKKVLDTHIFHSFLKDRLNRKMDSFTSMERSTRSEAQRMRMRSPTWGRKHSAPENRLSKRLGMSLPNLGPEQPPGPLHMQASLRSLSLESGVLKIPRRTVKTFKLPDFPPPLAYQYVQNYYVELIGLLGKAIASVPPENGALLARYYYLRGFMNTMGGRRLDALIDFQTLYKTDMDIFPGELVRSLSESLSRKERAQAERLPELKRLLSQVMKEQDGERPARDDAVKKFQLPTTHMHPEDFLKRVQESGIVRDVGTINRLFEALTVGQLKQVDPEMFRLFYTFWKETEAEAQDVHLPAAVIEHLDTHECVYKLSSSVKTSHGVGKIAMTQRRLFLLTEGRPGYVEITKFRDIEEVKISSAPFLLLRIPSLKIKSRLRREMFEANLKSECDLWNLMIKEMWAGRKMADDHKDPQYMQQALTNVLLMDAVVGCLQSQKAIFAASKLAYFDRMKLEVPMMVPKTTSETLKHKINPSVDQTSPQGVDVLLYTPGQLSSDAEGDGNPKLWCALSDGKVVVFDAASWSMQQGCVRVGVSRLNCMLGLDLHQVWIGSQDSVIYIINARSMSCNKQLTEHRSEVTAFALEGRTDKYSPVQAYSCSIDGTVIIWDTSTLQVRKQLRLTCDRLQSIQLFSGTLWCCARDSIMEVRKNGTVLRRVSLPDELQSKPTAFSSFTFLTERDQLWTGCIDMAEVCVWNTRDLTKPFQRIPLQDCKGVTCMIRVKNQIWVGCRGWSHGKARGKIYVVESERLSVEKELVAHTDSVQALCSAEDRYVLSGSACEDGKIAIWKVE, encoded by the exons ATGGCGGAGAATCTCCCCGCCGGGCTGCTGGAAGCTTGCGTGGTCATCGGAGCCGCCAGCGATAAGCTCAAAGAAGCGCACCAG TCCTGGCTGCAGGGCCGGGAGCTCCCCGCAGTCGATGCAGAAGTCCTGCAGGTGCACGCCCCCCCCTTTGTGGCGAAGGAGGCTGCGGGGGAGGGCCCGGGGCCCAACGCTTTCAGCAGGGTCCAGCGGCGCCGCTCCTTCATcaagaagaagagggagagaccCGAGGGAGCTGCGCGCGATGCAGACGCCGTCCGAAATGGCGAGGGCACCTCGGAGGACATCAGCGTCCCCAAGGACATTGACCTCGTGGCCCTGCCCCAGCTCTGCTTCCCTG GAGGGCTTCAGTTATCAAGCGACTCAAGAGAAGACTGCTTCCACTTCCTGGTTTTCACTGACGTTTTTGGCAACCAGACACATGGGGTGGTGGTTCAGTATTACAGGCCTGTACAG GACAGTGTCCTGCACCAGAATGGACACTGGTCTACCTCGAAGACACCACGACTGTACAGCCCTTTCGCGATCTGTGTCATATCCAAGTACCCGTACTACAACGCCCTCCGGGACTGCCTCTCATG CCTGCTGGTGCAGCTGAGGACGTGTCGCATGGCGGACTTCGAGGAGCGGGTGAAGGAGTTTGCCGCCAGGCTGGCGTTGGTGCCCATACCGCCTCCTGGACAGCTTCACGTG ACGTTTAGCCTCCGGCCGCTGCAGATCGTGCTGCCCTCCAGAGAAGACCGAGATAACCCAGCCGTGGACCTGGATCTCCACCTGCCCTTTCTGTGCTTCAAACCCAGGCAGCTTTTGCAG ATCGTGACCTGCATCATGATGGAGCAGCGGGTGGTGTTCTTCTCCTCGGACTGGGCGCTGCTCACGCTCACTGCAGAGTGCTTCATGCTGTACATCCGCCCTCTGCTCTGGCAGCACCCCTACGTCCCCATCCTCTCCCGCCAGATGCTGGACTTCCTCATGGCCCCAACCGCCTTCCTCATGGGCTGCCACCTGCGCCACTTTGAGGAGGTTGCCACG gAAATGGATGACCTGGTTTTGATCAACATCGACGACGGGACGGTGTCATCCTCTGGTTCTGAGAGCGTCACCATCCCAGACATCCCGCTGGTCGCTAAGGAGTGTTTCATGAAAAG GAGGACGGGGCTTCAGGTCCACTATGACCTGGAAGTCTGTGGCCTGGGGACCAGCACAGACATTAACGAGCTACGGTCACAGAGGAGGCTGTGGCAAGAGCAGCTCAACAGGGAAATACAGGCCATCACTCTGGAGCTGATAGTCAACATCTTCAG GGAAGTGCACGATCATCTCAATTATGAACACCGAGTGTTTAACAGTGAGGAATTCCTGAGGTCCAGGGAGGCTGCGGACCAGCACTTTTATAAAAAG GTTCTGGACACGCACATATTTCATTCCTTCCTGAAGGACCGTCTGAACAGGAAGATGGATTCTTTCACAAGCATGGAGCGGAGTACTCGCTCGGAAGCACAGAG GATGAGGATGCGCTCGCCCACCTGGGGCCGCAAGCACAGCGCTCCCGAGAACCGGCTGAGCAAGCGGCTGGGCATGAGCCTGCCCAACCTGGGGCCGGAGCAGCCCCCCGGGCCCCTGCACATGCAGGCCTCGCTGCGGAGCCTGTCCCTGGAGAGCG GGGTTCTGAAGATTCCGAGGAGAACCGTTAAAACATTCAAGCTCCCGGACTTTCCGCCGCCGCTGGCCTATCAATACGTTCAGAACTACTACGTGGAGCTGATCGGCCTTCTGGGAAAAGCCATCGCCTCGGTGCCCCCGGAGAACGGCGCCCTGCTGGCGCGGTACTACTACCTGCGCGGCTTCATGAACACCATGGGCGGCCGGCGCCTGGACGCCCTCATCGACTTCCAGACCCTGTACAAGACGGACATGGACATCTTCCCCGGCGAGCTGGTGAGGTCGCTGAGCGAGTCGCTGTCGCGGAAGGAGCGGGCGCAGGCCGAGCGCCTCCCGGAGCTCAAGCGCCTCCTCAGCCAGGTGATGAAGGAGCAGGACGGCGAGCGCCCCGCCCGCGACGACGCCGTCAAGAAGTTCCAGCTGCCCACCACGCACATGCACCCGGAGGACTTCCTGAAGCGCGTCCAGGAGTCCGGTATAGTCAGGGACGTCGGGACCATCAACCGGCTTTTTGAGGCGTTGACTGTAG gtCAGCTGAAGCAGGTCGACCCGGAAATGTTCCGACTGTTCTACACCTTTTGGAAGGAGACCGAGGCGGAGGCGCAGGACGTGCACCTGCCCGCCGCCGTCATCGAGCACCTGGACACCCACGAGTGTGTCTATAAGCTGTCCTCCTCCGTCAAGACCAGCCACGGCGTGGGGAAGATCGCCATGACGCAGAGGAGACTGTTCCTGCTTACCGAGGGGCGGCCGGGCTATGTGGAGATCACCAAATTCAGAGACATTGAG GAGGTGAAAATTTCCTCGGCACCCTTCCTGCTGCTGAGGATCCCCTCGCTGAAGATCAAGAGCCGCCTGAGGAGGGAGATGTTCGAGGCCAACCTCAAGTCTGAGTGTGACCTGTGGAACCTGATGATCAAGGAGATGTGGGCCGGGAGGAAGATGGCGGACGATCACAAG GACCCACAGTACATGCAGCAGGCCTTGACCAATGTGCTTCTCATGGACGCTGTGGTTGGGTGCCTGCAGTCACAGAAGGCCATCTTCGCTGCCTCTAAGTTGGCATACTTTGACAGGATGAAGCTGGAAG TGCCTATGATGGTGCCGAAAACGACATCTGAGACCCTGAAGCACAAGATAAACCCGTCTGTGGATCAGACCTCCCCACAGGGCGTTGACGTCCTGCTCTACACTCCTG GTCAGCTGAGCTCCGATGCGGAGGGGGATGGGAACCCCAAGCTGTGGTGCGCACTGAGCGATGGGAAGGTGGTGGTGTTTGATGCGGCCAGCTGGTCCATGCAGCAGGGCTGCGTCCGGGTGGGCGTCTCCAGGCTG aactgcatgctgggattggacCTGCACCAGGTGTGGATCGGCTCCCAGGACTCGGTCATTTACATCATCAACGCGCGCAGCATGTCCTGCAACAAGCAGCTGACGGAGCACCGCAGTGAGGTGACTGCCTTCGCCCTGGAGGGGAGGACCGACAAATACAG TCCAGTGCAGGCCTACTCCTGCAGTATAGATGGAACTGTAATAATCTGGGACACCTCCACGCTGCAAGTGAGGAAGCAGCTCAGGCTGACCTGCGACCGCCTGCAGTCCATTCAGCTCTTCAGCGGAACACTGTGGTGCT GTGCTCGAGACAGCATCATGGAGGTGAGGAAGAACGGAACGGTGCTTCGGAGAGTGTCCCTTCCTGACGAACTCCAGAGCAAGCCCACTGCTTTCAGCAGCTTCACCTTCCTCACTGAG AGGGACCAGCTATGGACCGGCTGTATAGACATGGCGGAGGTGTGCGTGTGGAACACCCGGGACCTGACCAAACCTTTCCAGAGGATTCCGCTGCAGGACTGCAAGGGCGTCACCTGCATGATCAGGGTCAAGAACCAG ATCTGGGTGGGCTGCCGGGGGTGGAGCCACGGGAAGGCGAGGGGGAAGATCTACGTGGTGGAGTCAGAGAGGCTGAGCGTGGAGAAGGAGCTGGTGGCGCACACAGACAGCGTGCAGGCCCTGTGCTCTGCCGAGGACCGCTACGTCCTCAGCGGCTCTGCCTGCGAAGACGGGAAAATTGCCATCTGGAAGGTGGAATAG